The Fulvivirga ligni genome window below encodes:
- a CDS encoding bactofilin family protein produces MFNKNNPTKGNEGKASAEYANSNNIIGQGSTFRGNIETYGNLRVEGRIIGDVKSKSKVAVGQSAVIEGNIHSQVAEIEGEVKGSVEVSDLLVLKPNCKINGDINTNKLVVESGAMFDGKCNMGKATKKVEFGSDNGQPVANSTPVNSPKAN; encoded by the coding sequence ATGTTCAACAAAAACAATCCAACTAAAGGCAACGAAGGCAAGGCCTCCGCGGAGTATGCTAACTCCAATAATATCATCGGTCAGGGAAGTACATTTAGAGGTAATATTGAAACCTATGGAAACCTGCGTGTAGAAGGTCGTATCATTGGTGATGTAAAATCTAAATCTAAGGTAGCTGTGGGGCAGTCTGCAGTGATAGAAGGAAATATCCACTCTCAGGTAGCCGAAATAGAAGGCGAAGTCAAAGGATCAGTAGAGGTTAGTGATTTATTGGTTTTAAAACCGAATTGTAAAATCAACGGCGACATCAACACCAACAAATTAGTGGTAGAGTCAGGAGCTATGTTTGATGGAAAATGTAATATGGGGAAAGCCACCAAGAAAGTAGAGTTTGGCAGTGACAACGGACAGCCAGTAGCTAACAGCACTCCCGTAAATTCACCGAAAGCTAATTAA
- a CDS encoding cation:proton antiporter yields the protein MDKLNHSEVINLLIQLCVMLSLGRLLAELARKFKQPAVVGEILAGIILGPTILGNFTPEIFEMLFPSTGASAVVLDGFIQVSVVLLLFIAGLEVDLHIVWQQGKQALYVSLVSLVIPFVAGFIVTWFFPELFDYADEDKRLVFAMFIGTVMSITALPVVARVLMDLEVFKTRMGMLIIASAMIIDLVGWIIFTIILNMMGTNSESLSLSKTIWISIGFTVLMLTIGKGLINKALPWINKRLAWPGGLLSLSLAFCFLGAAFTEYIGIHSIFGAFIIGVALGDSKHLSERAKEIIHQFINNIFAPLFFISIGLGINFIAAFNLQIILVLLVLAFIFKVLGATLGARMGGLPKYESYAVGFGMNTHGTLEVILGAIALQAGLITDEVLVAILVMVVVTIVASAPLMKYCLKFVSSKN from the coding sequence ATGGATAAGCTGAACCATAGCGAAGTTATTAACTTACTCATACAGCTATGTGTAATGCTTAGCTTAGGAAGACTGTTAGCAGAGCTTGCCCGTAAGTTTAAACAACCCGCTGTGGTAGGAGAAATATTGGCGGGAATTATTCTGGGACCAACCATTCTGGGAAACTTTACCCCTGAGATATTTGAGATGCTTTTCCCCTCCACAGGTGCCTCTGCAGTGGTGCTGGATGGATTTATTCAGGTATCAGTAGTGCTCTTGCTATTCATAGCCGGGCTGGAGGTAGATCTCCATATAGTCTGGCAACAGGGAAAACAAGCGCTCTATGTAAGTTTAGTATCACTAGTTATACCTTTTGTGGCAGGTTTTATAGTTACCTGGTTCTTCCCCGAGCTTTTTGACTATGCAGATGAAGATAAAAGGCTGGTCTTTGCTATGTTTATAGGCACTGTAATGTCTATTACTGCCTTACCGGTAGTGGCCAGAGTACTTATGGACCTTGAAGTTTTCAAGACCAGAATGGGCATGCTTATCATCGCATCGGCCATGATAATAGATCTGGTGGGATGGATCATTTTTACCATTATATTAAATATGATGGGCACAAACTCAGAATCTCTAAGCCTTTCCAAGACAATATGGATATCAATAGGATTTACAGTATTAATGCTAACTATTGGTAAAGGATTGATTAACAAAGCATTACCCTGGATCAACAAACGTTTGGCCTGGCCTGGCGGTTTGTTATCATTATCATTAGCCTTCTGTTTCTTAGGAGCAGCCTTTACCGAATATATTGGTATTCACAGTATCTTCGGCGCCTTTATTATTGGTGTTGCATTAGGAGATTCAAAGCATCTTTCTGAAAGAGCGAAAGAAATCATACATCAGTTTATCAATAATATATTCGCACCTTTATTCTTCATTTCTATTGGTTTAGGCATCAACTTCATAGCAGCATTCAATCTGCAAATCATCCTGGTACTACTTGTACTCGCCTTTATTTTTAAAGTCTTGGGTGCCACTTTAGGCGCTCGTATGGGCGGACTTCCTAAATACGAATCATACGCAGTAGGCTTCGGCATGAACACCCATGGCACTTTAGAAGTAATCCTCGGAGCCATTGCACTGCAAGCTGGCCTAATTACCGATGAAGTGTTAGTAGCCATTCTGGTAATGGTAGTAGTAACTATAGTAGCCTCTGCACCTTTAATGAAATACTGTCTTAAGTTTGTTTCTTCAAAAAATTAG
- a CDS encoding rhodanese-like domain-containing protein gives MKAYRNLNSKEFLELFNTTPDAVLLDVRTEKEFKAESFAEASNIPCTETDKLLALNKDKAYFIHCRMGGRSAMVAFTMSQAGFQNLYNLNEEFSKLKTEAKGYSLSAGKVSENETKIM, from the coding sequence ATGAAAGCGTATAGAAATTTAAATTCTAAGGAATTTTTGGAGTTGTTTAATACGACTCCTGATGCAGTGTTGTTGGATGTAAGAACGGAGAAAGAATTTAAAGCAGAATCATTCGCTGAGGCCTCAAATATTCCTTGTACTGAAACCGATAAGCTTTTGGCTCTAAATAAGGACAAAGCTTATTTTATTCATTGCAGGATGGGAGGAAGAAGTGCTATGGTGGCGTTCACTATGTCTCAAGCTGGTTTTCAAAATCTTTACAATCTAAACGAAGAGTTTAGTAAGCTTAAAACTGAAGCGAAAGGTTATAGTCTGTCTGCCGGAAAAGTTTCCGAAAACGAGACCAAAATTATGTAA
- a CDS encoding universal stress protein translates to MFNKIAIAIAFSPRLQTLLAEAKRVQALFKSELIIIHVGSHTDKEDAFMMENLQQADITEDVKVIWEAGDPAKRILAVCKKERIDLLVAGALKKEDFINYYLGSIARKILRKADCSVLMLTEPSLESNPSKRMVIYAENSPYSIQAIKAGTYIGKTQHSQQLHIVREIKLYGLAMSVSSEKTEEELTEIRRNLVNEEILIVENILKKMDISGLKVNIKVISGKSGFELANFCNRTRADLLVVGSPNRKMGIFDRVFPHDLEYVFADLPCDLLIVNPKKKNG, encoded by the coding sequence ATGTTCAATAAGATAGCCATCGCTATAGCTTTTTCTCCAAGACTTCAAACTCTGCTTGCGGAAGCAAAGAGGGTTCAGGCGCTTTTCAAAAGTGAGCTAATCATCATCCATGTGGGCTCACATACTGATAAAGAGGATGCTTTTATGATGGAAAATCTGCAGCAAGCAGACATCACGGAAGATGTGAAGGTTATCTGGGAAGCGGGAGACCCTGCCAAAAGAATTCTGGCAGTTTGTAAAAAGGAACGCATTGATCTTTTAGTAGCTGGTGCTTTAAAAAAAGAGGATTTTATCAACTATTACCTTGGCTCCATTGCCAGAAAAATATTGCGTAAAGCTGATTGTTCTGTACTTATGCTTACGGAGCCTTCGCTTGAAAGCAACCCTAGCAAGAGAATGGTAATTTATGCAGAGAACAGCCCTTATTCGATACAAGCGATTAAGGCAGGAACATATATTGGAAAAACACAGCATTCTCAGCAGCTCCATATTGTACGAGAGATAAAATTATATGGGCTAGCCATGTCCGTGAGTAGCGAAAAAACAGAGGAGGAGCTAACGGAAATAAGAAGAAACTTAGTGAACGAGGAAATTCTTATCGTTGAGAACATTTTGAAAAAGATGGATATCAGCGGTCTGAAAGTAAATATAAAGGTGATCTCAGGTAAATCTGGTTTTGAGTTAGCCAACTTCTGCAATCGTACCAGAGCAGACTTATTGGTAGTAGGATCTCCTAACAGGAAAATGGGAATCTTTGATCGGGTTTTCCCACATGATCTTGAGTATGTGTTCGCTGATCTTCCGTGCGATCTTTTAATTGTAAACCCAAAGAAAAAGAATGGATAA
- a CDS encoding ATP-dependent Clp protease adaptor ClpS produces MDFGYKEEELVDVLEDVDGVRDLMVFNDDVNTFDHVIETLVRVCQHSTTQAEQCAYIIHYTGKCSVKKGAFAKLKPLKEAICEVGIDAQVV; encoded by the coding sequence ATGGATTTTGGATATAAGGAAGAAGAATTAGTTGACGTTTTAGAAGATGTAGATGGCGTACGTGATCTCATGGTGTTTAATGATGATGTAAATACTTTTGATCATGTAATTGAAACACTCGTACGTGTTTGCCAGCATTCTACCACTCAGGCAGAGCAATGTGCCTACATAATTCACTATACAGGTAAGTGCTCTGTTAAAAAAGGAGCTTTCGCAAAACTGAAGCCTTTGAAAGAGGCCATTTGCGAAGTGGGTATAGATGCTCAGGTAGTTTAA
- a CDS encoding porin family protein — MKKLKVKLGVVAVLLMLVGVKQASAQEARSGIKGGLNLSNLYVDDVDDENVRGGFNAGIYTQIMVGETFAIQPELLYSAKGAKTEYDNTFGNGETDFNLNYIEAPILATFKLGDAADIHIGPYFGYLVSAKSKSTNDTVFGGIDSEGELDRDNFNKFDYGLAGGIGFNFSALTIGLRYNYGLAEIAKSDRAETFLGDSKNSTAQVYAAFNLQ, encoded by the coding sequence ATGAAAAAATTGAAGGTTAAGCTAGGAGTTGTGGCTGTGTTGTTAATGTTAGTGGGCGTGAAGCAGGCAAGCGCTCAGGAGGCCAGATCAGGGATTAAAGGAGGTTTAAACCTTAGTAATTTATATGTAGATGATGTGGATGATGAAAACGTAAGAGGTGGATTTAATGCTGGTATCTACACACAAATCATGGTAGGAGAAACTTTCGCAATCCAGCCAGAATTGCTTTACTCTGCTAAAGGTGCAAAAACCGAATATGACAATACATTCGGTAATGGTGAAACTGATTTTAATCTAAACTATATTGAAGCACCAATCTTAGCTACTTTTAAGTTAGGTGATGCTGCAGATATTCACATAGGTCCTTATTTCGGATACTTAGTAAGTGCAAAATCTAAAAGTACTAATGATACCGTATTTGGAGGTATCGATTCTGAAGGTGAATTGGACAGAGATAACTTTAACAAGTTTGACTATGGTTTAGCCGGTGGTATTGGATTTAACTTTTCAGCCCTTACTATAGGTTTAAGATATAATTATGGATTAGCCGAAATAGCTAAGTCTGATAGAGCAGAAACTTTCTTAGGAGATTCTAAAAACTCAACCGCTCAGGTATATGCTGCTTTTAACTTGCAGTAA
- a CDS encoding sodium:solute symporter — MSPNLVLSIIAAYFALLILISFLTGRNADSKTFFTANRQSPWYLVAFGMIGASLSGVTFVSIPGWVADTQFGYMQVVFGYLLGYLFIGKVLMPLYYRMNLTSIYEYLDQRFGFWSYKTGAFYFLLSRTVGAAFRLFLVAGVLQFAVFNDLGVDFSVTVLVTIALIWIYTFRSGIKTIVWTDTLQTLFMITAVIVVIYLVAKDLDISGGQLVNTIKESDYSKMFFWDWKSGNNFFKQFISGAFIAIVMTGLDQDMMQKNLTCKNIGEAQKNMLWFSVILVFVNLLFLCMGALLYLYANNNGIAIPAKTDNLFPMLALDHFSQFAGAMFLLGIIAAAYSSADSALTALTTSFCVDFLNFKQREETLEVQKKQKRTRLIVHVSFSLLLYIVIIIFNEINNEAVISLVFKAAGYTYGPLLGLYAFGLFTNYKLKDGGVPIVCLLSPIISYVININSEAWFNGYKFGFEILIVNGALTFIGLLLLIKKVAPSQKGDLSAVNY; from the coding sequence ATGAGCCCAAATCTAGTTTTATCGATAATTGCGGCGTATTTCGCCTTATTAATTCTTATTTCATTTCTCACCGGAAGAAATGCAGATTCCAAGACCTTTTTCACCGCTAACCGCCAGTCACCCTGGTATTTGGTGGCATTTGGAATGATTGGAGCCTCTTTATCCGGAGTAACTTTCGTCTCTATTCCCGGCTGGGTAGCTGACACCCAGTTTGGCTACATGCAGGTAGTATTTGGCTACTTACTCGGCTATTTATTTATTGGCAAAGTACTTATGCCTCTATATTATCGTATGAATCTCACATCCATTTATGAGTATTTGGATCAGCGTTTTGGCTTCTGGTCATATAAAACTGGGGCTTTTTATTTTCTCCTATCAAGAACGGTTGGCGCAGCCTTTAGGCTCTTTTTAGTAGCCGGTGTACTTCAATTTGCTGTTTTCAACGATTTGGGTGTTGACTTTTCTGTAACGGTCTTAGTCACAATCGCCCTTATCTGGATTTATACGTTTAGAAGTGGCATCAAAACCATTGTATGGACAGATACACTACAAACGCTTTTTATGATCACAGCGGTAATAGTAGTAATTTATTTGGTAGCCAAAGATCTGGATATATCTGGTGGTCAACTGGTGAATACGATTAAAGAGAGTGATTATTCTAAAATGTTTTTCTGGGATTGGAAAAGTGGCAACAATTTCTTCAAACAATTTATCTCCGGTGCCTTCATAGCCATAGTAATGACTGGTTTAGACCAGGATATGATGCAAAAGAATCTCACTTGTAAAAATATTGGAGAGGCTCAAAAGAACATGCTCTGGTTCTCTGTGATTCTGGTTTTTGTAAACTTACTCTTCCTCTGTATGGGGGCTCTTCTGTATTTATATGCTAACAATAATGGCATAGCCATACCAGCTAAAACAGATAATCTATTCCCTATGCTGGCACTGGATCATTTTAGCCAGTTTGCCGGAGCCATGTTCTTACTCGGAATCATTGCTGCCGCATATAGCAGTGCTGACTCTGCACTTACTGCACTTACCACTTCTTTTTGCGTAGACTTTTTAAATTTCAAACAAAGAGAAGAAACACTGGAAGTACAGAAAAAGCAAAAAAGAACAAGATTGATTGTACACGTTTCATTCTCGCTACTGCTCTACATTGTTATTATCATTTTCAATGAAATTAACAATGAGGCCGTAATCAGTCTGGTATTTAAAGCCGCAGGATATACCTACGGACCTTTGTTGGGGCTTTATGCTTTTGGGCTATTTACAAACTATAAATTAAAAGATGGAGGAGTACCAATAGTATGCCTTTTAAGCCCGATAATATCTTATGTTATTAATATAAATTCCGAAGCATGGTTCAATGGCTATAAATTCGGATTTGAAATTTTGATCGTGAATGGAGCTCTGACCTTTATCGGGTTATTATTGCTCATAAAAAAAGTCGCCCCTAGCCAAAAGGGCGACTTAAGCGCTGTAAATTACTAA